In Chitinophagaceae bacterium, a single genomic region encodes these proteins:
- a CDS encoding DnaA/Hda family protein, with translation MQIFISNETEKFITFLESIKKRISPQEYRAWFAPVTFIKLENNVLTIECTHIIYDHWETNYIDIITEGLEKTFGKDYSISYFIKPDENEIKSIVKETKLFYNKPNAEEEESKHLVFNPYSFKNSIDQYYTFDTFIESSNNRFALLECNKIIEKVFKKMSNDIVFLYGSTGLGKTHLAHSMVNKLTSLDTDKKVRYISSEMFTRFFANAAKNKYINEFQEYFMSLDLFIVDDVHLWRIPQFEKTIEIFFQIFNFLKESRKQIVLIADTPPSDLVFPNRILSRFRSGLTIEIEPLNTEAKKSYIKSFIKNKNTPIHEHVINYLSEQPIDNIRDLNGIIVTLYQYSEYLQKDIDIEMTENIYKKKLPKIEKKNEFMLKPITIEIIQQMVANQFNISLDDMKSLDRRRSITTPRYIAMDLCRNNTRNSVVEIGKAFNKDHTTVVAAQKNIKNLLSGKDNGEKIFRDGYLMIEEKIKQIIENSNKKSK, from the coding sequence ATGCAAATATTTATATCAAATGAAACAGAAAAGTTTATTACGTTTCTCGAATCTATAAAAAAACGCATATCTCCCCAAGAATACAGAGCATGGTTTGCACCCGTTACCTTTATAAAATTAGAAAATAACGTGCTAACAATAGAATGCACACATATTATTTACGATCATTGGGAAACCAACTATATAGATATTATAACTGAAGGATTAGAAAAAACATTTGGAAAAGATTATAGCATATCTTATTTCATAAAACCCGATGAAAATGAAATAAAAAGTATCGTAAAAGAGACAAAATTATTTTATAATAAACCAAATGCAGAGGAAGAAGAATCTAAACACTTAGTATTCAACCCTTATAGTTTTAAAAATAGTATAGACCAATATTACACATTTGATACTTTCATAGAATCTTCTAATAACAGATTTGCACTCTTAGAATGTAACAAAATTATAGAAAAAGTTTTTAAAAAAATGTCAAATGATATAGTGTTTTTGTATGGTTCAACGGGGTTAGGAAAAACACATTTAGCACATTCTATGGTAAACAAGCTCACTTCTTTAGATACTGATAAAAAAGTAAGATATATATCATCAGAAATGTTTACTAGGTTTTTTGCAAATGCCGCTAAAAATAAATATATAAATGAATTTCAAGAATATTTTATGTCACTAGACCTTTTTATAGTAGATGATGTTCATTTATGGCGTATTCCACAATTTGAAAAAACTATAGAAATATTTTTTCAAATATTTAATTTTTTAAAAGAATCACGCAAACAAATAGTACTCATAGCCGATACCCCACCCTCTGACTTAGTTTTCCCTAATAGAATTCTATCTCGATTCAGAAGTGGTCTCACAATAGAAATAGAACCACTTAATACAGAGGCAAAGAAGAGTTATATAAAAAGTTTTATAAAAAATAAAAACACCCCCATTCATGAACATGTCATAAACTATTTATCCGAACAACCAATAGACAACATAAGAGATCTAAACGGTATCATAGTAACTTTATACCAATACTCTGAATACTTACAAAAAGATATTGACATAGAAATGACCGAAAATATATACAAAAAAAAACTACCAAAAATAGAGAAAAAAAACGAATTCATGCTCAAACCCATTACCATAGAAATCATTCAACAAATGGTAGCAAATCAATTCAATATCTCATTAGATGATATGAAATCTCTTGACCGTAGGAGATCTATTACCACACCAAGATATATAGCAATGGACCTTTGTCGCAACAATACCCGAAATTCTGTTGTAGAAATAGGAAAAGCTTTTAATAAAGACCATACTACCGTCGTAGCAGCACAAAAGAATATTAAAAATCTTCTTTCTGGAAAAGATAATGGAGAAAAAATATTTAGAGACGGTTATCTAATGATAGAAGAAAAAATAAAACAAATCATAGAAAACTCTAATAAAAAATCTAAATAA
- the fusA gene encoding elongation factor G yields the protein MTKNLKYFRNIGIAAHIDAGKTTTTERILYYTGVNHKIGEVHDGAATMDWMEQEQERGITITAAATTVYWNYKSNKYQINIIDTPGHVDFTVEVNRSLRVLDGLVFLFSAVDGVEPQSETNWRLADNYKVARLGFVNKMDRSGADFLMVCNQIKERLGTKSVPIQLPIGTEENFKGVVDLVENKAMVWNEEDKGMTYKIIPIPPEMQEEVNQYRQYLLEAVAEYDDKLMEKYFDNPESLTKEEILIALRKATINMDFVPMLCGSAFKNKGVQTLLDYVMELLPSPLDREKIIGTDPDNIEKEIFRKPDPSEPFTALAFKIATDPFVGRLCFVRCYSGTLESGSYVYNTRSGNKERISRIFHMHANKQNQIERLQAGDIAAVVGFKDIKTGDTLCDEKNKIILESMVFPQPVIGYAIEPKTQADADKLSIAIGKLIEEDPTLHVNSDIETGQTILRGMGELHLEIIIDRLKREFKVEVNQGAPQVAYKELFRDTIEHKEVYKKQTGGRGKFGDIVFEIGPKDKDYAEEGLQFVNDVVGGVIPREFIPSIQKGFAEAMKTGILAGYPMDSMKIRLFHGSYHEVDSDSISFEMAARNGFREAAKKAKPAILEPIMSVEVLTPEEYTGPITGDLNRRRGIMKGMDRRGNSQVIKADVPLSELFGYVTDMRTMSSGRATATLTFSHYEQVPNNISETVIAKAKGLLK from the coding sequence ATGACAAAAAATCTTAAATATTTTAGAAATATCGGAATAGCCGCTCACATAGACGCTGGAAAAACCACTACAACAGAACGAATTTTATACTATACCGGAGTCAACCATAAAATAGGAGAAGTACACGACGGAGCAGCGACAATGGACTGGATGGAACAAGAACAAGAACGAGGAATTACTATCACCGCCGCAGCTACCACAGTATACTGGAATTATAAATCTAACAAGTACCAAATCAATATAATAGATACACCAGGTCACGTAGACTTTACAGTAGAAGTAAATAGATCCTTAAGAGTACTGGACGGATTAGTATTTCTTTTTAGTGCGGTAGATGGAGTAGAACCACAATCAGAAACCAACTGGAGATTAGCAGATAACTACAAAGTAGCAAGATTAGGATTCGTAAATAAAATGGATAGATCTGGTGCTGACTTCCTTATGGTATGTAATCAGATAAAAGAACGATTAGGAACAAAATCTGTTCCCATACAGCTCCCCATAGGAACAGAAGAAAATTTTAAAGGTGTAGTAGATCTCGTAGAAAACAAAGCAATGGTATGGAATGAAGAAGATAAAGGAATGACATATAAAATCATACCTATACCACCAGAAATGCAAGAAGAAGTAAACCAATATAGGCAGTACCTCTTAGAAGCAGTTGCAGAATATGATGATAAACTCATGGAAAAATATTTTGATAATCCCGAATCACTTACCAAAGAAGAAATATTAATAGCCCTTAGAAAAGCAACTATTAATATGGATTTTGTTCCCATGCTCTGCGGATCCGCTTTCAAAAACAAAGGGGTACAAACACTATTAGATTATGTAATGGAACTACTCCCATCCCCATTAGATAGAGAAAAAATTATAGGAACAGATCCTGATAACATAGAAAAAGAAATATTCAGAAAACCCGATCCTTCGGAACCATTCACTGCACTCGCATTTAAAATAGCAACCGATCCATTTGTCGGTAGATTATGTTTCGTTAGATGCTATTCGGGAACATTAGAATCTGGTTCTTATGTATATAATACAAGATCTGGAAATAAAGAAAGAATATCACGCATATTCCATATGCATGCAAATAAACAAAATCAAATAGAACGTCTCCAAGCAGGTGACATAGCAGCTGTAGTAGGATTCAAAGACATAAAAACAGGAGATACACTCTGTGATGAAAAAAATAAAATTATATTAGAATCTATGGTATTTCCACAACCCGTTATCGGATATGCTATAGAACCTAAAACACAGGCAGATGCAGATAAACTAAGTATAGCTATTGGAAAACTCATAGAAGAAGATCCTACTCTTCATGTAAATAGTGATATAGAAACAGGACAAACAATACTACGTGGTATGGGAGAACTCCATTTAGAAATCATAATAGACCGATTAAAAAGAGAATTTAAAGTAGAAGTGAACCAAGGAGCTCCGCAAGTTGCTTATAAAGAACTCTTTCGTGATACTATTGAACATAAAGAAGTTTATAAAAAACAAACAGGCGGACGAGGTAAATTTGGAGATATAGTTTTTGAAATAGGACCAAAAGACAAAGATTATGCTGAAGAAGGACTTCAATTTGTAAATGACGTAGTAGGTGGCGTTATACCAAGAGAATTTATACCTTCTATTCAAAAAGGATTTGCAGAAGCGATGAAAACAGGTATCCTCGCAGGATACCCCATGGATTCTATGAAAATCCGACTTTTCCACGGTTCTTATCACGAAGTAGATTCTGATTCAATCTCTTTTGAAATGGCTGCAAGAAATGGATTTAGAGAAGCTGCTAAAAAAGCAAAACCCGCAATATTAGAACCTATAATGTCAGTAGAAGTACTTACCCCCGAAGAATATACAGGACCAATAACAGGAGACCTGAATAGAAGAAGAGGGATTATGAAAGGAATGGATAGAAGAGGAAACTCTCAAGTTATAAAAGCAGATGTTCCGCTATCAGAACTGTTTGGATATGTTACCGATATGCGAACAATGAGTTCAGGAAGAGCAACCGCAACCCTTACTTTCTCACATTATGAACAAGTTCCTAATAATATTTCTGAAACAGTTATCGCAAAAGCAAAAGGATTATTAAAGTAA
- the infC gene encoding translation initiation factor IF-3 has translation MIDKDIKKRTITNKHDEPYKINQYIEARFVRVVGEGLENGIVTIKEALRIAEEKKLDLVEISPNGNPPVCKIMDYSKFKYAQKIKLKEAKASSLQKNIVKEIQFGPNTDEHDFKFKLVHVINFLVEKAKVRAHVYFQGRSIAYKERGENILNRLIKDVEEYGKPESPPKLEGRRLSVTISPKDKITGTTDKQLIKIKVGIH, from the coding sequence TTGATTGACAAAGATATAAAAAAAAGAACAATTACAAATAAACATGACGAACCTTATAAAATAAACCAGTATATAGAGGCTCGTTTTGTAAGAGTAGTGGGAGAAGGGCTTGAAAATGGAATCGTAACAATAAAAGAAGCTCTAAGGATAGCTGAAGAAAAAAAATTAGACTTAGTAGAAATATCACCAAACGGAAATCCACCTGTTTGTAAAATAATGGACTACTCTAAGTTTAAGTACGCACAAAAAATAAAATTAAAAGAAGCAAAAGCTTCAAGTTTACAAAAAAATATTGTAAAAGAAATACAATTTGGTCCTAATACTGACGAGCATGATTTTAAATTTAAATTGGTACATGTTATAAATTTCCTCGTTGAAAAAGCAAAAGTCCGAGCACACGTATACTTTCAAGGAAGATCTATTGCATACAAAGAACGTGGAGAAAATATTCTAAATAGACTCATAAAAGATGTAGAAGAATACGGAAAACCAGAATCTCCACCTAAATTAGAGGGAAGACGTTTATCTGTAACTATTAGCCCAAAAGATAAAATTACTGGAACAACCGATAAGCAATTAATAAAAATTAAAGTAGGAATACATTAA
- the rpmI gene encoding 50S ribosomal protein L35, whose translation MPKVKTKSGAKKRFKITGTNKIMHKRAFKNHILTKKEKKRKNRLGLMGMVDKTDMYRVKNMLHI comes from the coding sequence ATGCCAAAAGTTAAAACAAAATCAGGTGCAAAAAAAAGATTTAAAATAACAGGAACTAATAAAATAATGCATAAAAGAGCATTTAAAAACCATATTCTTACAAAAAAAGAAAAGAAAAGAAAAAATAGATTAGGATTAATGGGAATGGTTGATAAAACAGATATGTACCGCGTAAAAAACATGTTACATATATAA